The Cervus elaphus chromosome 32, mCerEla1.1, whole genome shotgun sequence region GATGCACCATCACTACCCAGGGTCCACAGCTTCCATCAGGGCTCACTCCTGATGCTGGGCCTTCCTTCCATGGGTTGGGACAAGCGTGTAACTGTGTGTATCCATCATTATAGCATCACATAGAGTAATTTCACTGCCCGAAACACCCTCTGTGCTCCGCCTGTTCATCCCCCCGCCTTCTGCCCCCAAGCCTTGGCAGCCACTgacctttttactgtctccatatttGCCTTTTTGAGAACGTCACAGAGTTGGGATCACACAGAACATaatcttttcagattggcttctttctcttGTGTGTGCTGttacttcagttgtatccgactctgagcgaccccatggactgtagcccgccaggctcctctgtccatgggattctccaggcaagatcactggagtgggttgccatgctctcctccagaggatcttcccgacccagggatcaaacctgagtttcatgtctcttgcattggcaggcaggttctttaccattatcgccacctgggaagcccggctcTGCTCTTAACAATTATCTCAATAAACCCTTAAGCCTACAACTGTTAAGGGCAGGGCCTCAGCTGGCTGGGAGATGCAAAGGCCAGTGTAGCTTTTCAGAGCTTGTGCTGCTGCCCCTGCGGGGCATTTGTGTGTATGACTGAAAGCCACAGATTACAAATCAACCAAATAAACTTGTACATAAGTGGATGAAGGATGGAGCGGGCCGATGGAGGGGCAAGAGCGCCACCTACTGAGCCCACGCCACCCTGCAGGTGAAGTCCTCTGCTGCCCCTGCTACCCAGGGTTGGAGATTATGTGATACTAGCGCTTGCTCTTAAAACAAAACACGGTTGTATAGTATGCTTAACTCCATAACACACATCTAGTAACAGCCCCACACAGCACGTCTTCATTACAAAAGTCAGCAAGATGTATGGCCGTTTAATGCATTAACATGTCAGGGAATGCTCATCTGCACAGAACGGGCTTTTTGCAACTTAGAATTATGGCTAAACCTTGTCATGAATTAAGTGAGAGGAGAAAGCAGTTGGCCATTTATTTCAAACCAAAGTCAAAACGAAGCCAGATTAAGCTTTTTAGCTgatagttatttaaaataaatgactcGAAATCCTAAAAGTTTGTATAACCTTACGAAATGCAACTTGGACCTTTGTCCACCTAACTCCATTACTCAGATTAATCACATTGCCTCCTGActgctgagaaaaaaaatcttgaccTCCAAATTCTTCAGATGTTTGAGAAAGGAAAGTGGGGTCTGAGTATCTAAGGAAATATTTATCCCTCGATTTGCAATGGCTGTGATTTAAAGCAAAGACAGGACCGGCCCACCAGAACCAATCTCTTTTCCTCTGCTGTTCCTAGAAGTCCAGGGGCTTTTAGAGGGGGAGGCTGGGACCGAACATTCTGGGAATTCCTGTTTTGTTTGTCAGTCGTTTCTAAGGGTCATTTGATCATTTCTAATGATCACCCTATGAGCCTACAAGGCCTGAGGAGGGTCTCTGCCCTCACCCCACAGGACTCTTGCAGGAGGCTGACCTTATGACCCCACGAGGTCATAAGACTGTGGTGAGATGCCCTGAAGTGAGTTTATGGCTTTGGAGCAATTACTGTAAAACTTTTTAAGTCAAAACAAGCTTAAGTCTCCATGAGGACCCAGGATGCACTGGCTCTGGGGTACGTCAGCATCCTGGAGGTGGTGGTGTCCCCTTTCCTCCATGGTCTGAGGAACATAGCACCCCCAACCGCATGCGGTGACTTGGGCTCCACCCTCTCTGGAGGGCAGCTGGGACACTGGGCTTGGGAGGGGGGATGAGTGAACGGAAGGACCCTGTCCCGGGGGTGCGACAGGTCATCTCCGCTGGCCGTGAGGCCACGCACAGGGACTCTGTGGGGCAGCCAAGCTGGCTCAGTGTCTGATTCACAGATGAGGAACCAGGCTCAGAACTCTGAACTGACTTCTGTCCAGCCAGATGTTAGCTGGAGAAAGAGCAGAAGAGAGCACCGGTCTCATCTGCAGGCATCCCCCACCTCAGAGCTTCTCTCAGAGGTGCAGTGCGCCAAAGCTCATCTCTtccaggcattaaaaaaaaaaaagtgaatcttcATTCTCTTACCACATATTCcatcttttaaagtaaattaaaggCCCATATAGGCAAAGCTGTGatgtttccaatagtcatgtccagatatgagagttggaccataaagaaggctgagcatcaaagaattggtgctttcaaattgcagtgctggagaagactcttgagagtcccttggacaacaaggaaatccaaccagtcagtcctaaaggaagtcaatcctcaatactcattggaaggactgatgctgaagctgaaactccaatactttggccacctgatgcgaagagctgactcattggaaaagaccctgatgctgggaaagattgagggtaggaggaaaagggggtgacagaagataagatgatcggatggtatcactgactcaatggacacgaatttgagaaaattccaggagatggtgaaggacagggatgcccggcatgctgcagtccatgggatcacaaggagtcagacatgaatcagcaactgaacaacaacgaaaaGACAAAATGTCGCCTTGAATTCCAAAATTCTCAGGTCTGGATGTCATTCTCAATAACACTGGTTATTTTTTGGTTGGTCTGTGTTCACTTAGTTTCGGCTTGAAGGACACACTAACAACAAAAATCCATAATGTTTATGCTGTTTCTCTcttcccatccccccaccccagccttgcCAATTTGtaaacaaatcagaaaaaaaaaaaaaaaaatccccagtgGGCTGGAAACCTGTCCATGGTTTGCTCCAGCTGGAAAGAATTGCGTTCCACCAAGATTTAGACCCCATTTATAATGGAAACCCTGACGGGCAGTGTTGTAATTATAGTCTTGCCGTAATGAATGTATCTCTGTGGTCAGTCGTGGATTTTTCCATGGTATTTTTCCATGGGAGATTTCCTCCCTGGGAGATGTTAACTTAAAATCTGGACTATAGCTTTGACTTCAGAGCAGACTTCTCCGGGCATTGGCGGAGCTTAAAGTCGACCATCATATTGGCTTTGGGAGATAGCGTTAGCAAGGGGGACATTAGTCAAGTTGAGTTTTGCAAGATTGATGGGGCtgggggatatgggtttgatgcTGGAGGGCTGTATTTTGGGAACCTTGCATTGTTGCCCAGATTTTTAAACCAGAGACTGTTTTCTCTGCTGAGTGGCTACATGAAGTAGAAAAAGTATCTAGAGTGGACAGGTTATCAGGGTGACCAGCTGTCCCGATCAGCCAGGAGACTGTCTGGTTTAACCCTAAAATCTCACATCCCGGGAAACCCCCAGTCTTAGAGAAACCAGGATGGTCAGTCATCTTAAAAAGTCGGGGAAATTGAATCAAATTCTACAACTGAACTGAGTTTTAAAGTAAAATCCATTCTATGTGTCTAAAAAAACTTAAGTGTCATCAGCCCTTAGCTTGAGAACTGAactggggagatggggaggggggtctCAGAAGGAACGAGGTCTGAATCTCACACTTGGCTCAGCACTATAAAACCCAAGATGCCACCACTCTGCTTAATGACTTCTTACGCTGACCGATCCTCGTGTCTCTGGAAGCGTGAGCAGGACAAGGCAGCTCGAGGTGTGCTGGGCATCCCAGGACACGCTGCTGGGGCCCGCAGAGGGAAAGGATGGAGAGAAGGCGTCAGGGCTGGCGTGGGAGCCGGGGCTCCCCCTCTGGGCCCCGACTCAGCGCCCTGGCCCAGGAGGTGGCCTTCTGGGTTGCTCTCATGGCCTTTTCCAAGAACTGCGGAAGCCTCCGCCTTTTAGGGACTGGGAGGCTGACTGGGGTAGGAAGAAACGGAAGAGTAAGGAATCAAAGCCTAGGCAAAAATGGTCAaccccagggatttccctggcagtccagtggttaagactttgccttccaacgtggggggaagcaggtttgatccctggtcagggaactaagaccccacatgccttggggccgaaacaccaaaacataagacagaagcaatattgtaacaaattcaataaagactttaaaaatcatccacatcccgccccccccccccccacccccgaaaagaaaatcttaaagaaaatggcCAACATAAGATTCCAAAACATGAGGGACCTCTGAACAGGGGCGAGAAGAAACACTTGTCAAACCTCCTTTTGACTTCTAAAACCAGACAGCTTGGGACACAAGTATTAAACCCATCTTTGGGGTTATAAATGCTGAGGTTTTGGGGTAGGAGTAGAAGCTGTTTCTGTAAGCTCAGAGCCTTTGGTGGATGTGCGTTGTTTCTGCTGTTGTAGATTCTATAGCTCTGAGGTCCAGCTTCGAGACAGAGAAACAGGACACATTTAAAACGGCCACGTCCCTGCTTAGGAGCGACTGGTTTAGAGGCAAGCGTGCTACAGTTTGTGAAAGAAGCTGAGAGCACTGCTGGGGGGAACCGGGCAGTTACTTTCAGCACCTCCCGCCCCAGGCTGGCCTCCCAAGCCACTGGGCTGGGGCGCCCACTTTTGGAGAGTTCGCGTCCTCTGCCTTCCCTTTCTGGCAGTGGTGGTGGAGAGCGGGCCCGGGGCATTCATCTCTGTGGCCTGCTCCAGCCTGCTCGCTGTGGGTTGGCATTGGTCCTTACCAACACCAATGGCATAGCATACCCAGGGCTCCACTGCAGCAAGAGGACCCTCCTGGGGCTGGTGCAACCCCCTCCTCCTGCAAGCTAGGGTGCTCTTGTTCCCGGGACTCCAACTAGAACGCTGCACACCACCCCCTTATCAGACGGTTGATCCCCCTGTGAACGTGACAGAGACCACCTGTGCTCCAGAAGAGCGGGGGCCTCAGCGATAAAGGCAGGCACGTGCAACTGCTTTCACCAAAACCCACTCCCCAAACGGTTATTCAGAGGCTTTGCTTATGACAGGCACAATCTCTAGTCCTTCAGAAAAATCTAGAATTTAATTCCACTAAGGGGTGTTCACTGCTTGCTATAAGCTGTCCGCCAGCCAGGCCTCACCAGGCAAACAGCTGAAGAAAACAGCCTGTTGCAAGGAGCGGACGGCCATCAGAGAAACATTCGTGGAGACCAAGCCTGAGTTCCTCAGCCTCTGCCGAGCCCGCTTTCCCTCCTTTGGTGGGACGTGCGGGCAATCGGTAGCAGGCGATACTGTAAGTCCTTGCGTTGCTTCCTACACAGCTTCAAGGGAGAAGGGAGTGAGGTAGgattaaaagaaacaagaaaagcaggTGGGACAGCAGATCCGAGATAAACGCCCTCAAGCAAATATCCGGGGGCAGCCTGTACTTTCAAGGTTCTGGGTGATGGCCACTCACTGAAGCAGGAACATCAACAGAATATATCCAATACGTGAGACTTAGCCTAACAAACAGTGCAGCGACCACTGATATTCCCAGGGAGCAGACAGCAGCGTCCTGAATTTGGGAGCTCATCAGATGCTCCCAGCTGGGCCATGAGTTCTGTCATTCACAGGGTCTCACAAGTTATCAGCTTCAGAGAGGCCACCTGGAGATGGCGATAGAGAAAAAGCAACGTCACTGCGCGTCTCGCAGGATCCACCCCTTCTACCCAAAGGGGCAAAGGCTGGCCCAGTTTTCAAGTGTGGCATCCTTCCCAGTCGGGTCTAGCCTCTGCAGGTGAGCGTGACGGAGGGGCCGGGTCACAGAACTGCACCCAAACCGGAGCAGCACCAGCTCCCCGAGGTCCTTCCAAATCCCCGCATCACGGCCCCAGCCTCGGTGCCTCCTCAGACTCGTCCTCATTCCCTGTCACCGTGAGGAGTCTGGAACCTGCTGGCTCAAGCTCAGCTGGCTCCCGGAGGTCCTCCCCTGAGGACACATGCAGTGCCATCTCCAAAAGTCACACTCGGGCTCTGCGCGTCCCGCCCACGGAGATCCAGACAAGGAGGATCTCCCTCCAGTGACCGctttctcaagatcacacagAGCATCCAGTTCTTGCTGAGCCTTCAATGTGGAGGGGAAAGGCCAGAGGTCCCGGTGGAGCCACTGATGCTGTTCTCCGCATCCTCCCGACAGATTCTCTTTGACCAAACTGCTCAGGCTCCCCCGAACTTTCCAGCCACATCCTCTGCTGTGTTCCTCTCTGCATTGTCCCGTTTTAGCACGAATCCTGCTAAGTCAACCTAACCAGAAGCCCACACCCTCAATATCCAATCACCTTCCATACCCAATCGGGCTCCTCATTCACCAGATCCTCTGGCCCAGGGAGGATATCTGACCTCCCTGGCCTGCCTTCAGCACACATCCTGTTACACTGGTTTAGCCAGAAGCCCTCTAAGCCCGATGTTTCCTCTTCACAATTTTCCACCCACTAAGCCCCACCTGCTCCTCAGCTGTAAACCCCACTTGTCCACACTGAGTTCAGAGTTGAGCCAGTTTTACACGGAGGCCTCTTCCCCTATGGCAACAGCTCctgaataaaatctgttttcGCCATTTCAACTCTGTCCAGCTCTGGTTTTTCTCTGACTCTCCGTCTACGGGACAGAGGCCTGAGGTGTCCTGAGGCTTCCAAGGGATTTCATAAAATAATGCagctaaaatacatttaaaagaagagTGATTAATAACCACTTAAGTGTTATtaacagaagaataaaatagGACTCTGGGTTTTACCCTTGAGTTTACTGGGGAAGCCACAGGAAGGATCATAGAGTttgtcaggggcttccctgatggctcagggtaaggaatctgcctgcaatgcaggagagtcaggttggatctctgggtcagggaagatcccctggaggagggaatggctatccagAAGCAGGCGATTGTGAAGGAGGCTTTATCTAGCCTCCCTCTCAGTGTTAGAGGACTCCTATGCGAATGTGTGGCCTGTGGTGCTTGCAGGGGACCTTAGAAACAATGTAATCCGGTTCCCTCGTTTTCCGGCTGAGCGGATAGAGGTCCAGAGCGGCTATGACACAGTCAGGGGTGGCGGTGTCGGAAGTCCCCCCCAAGTGACCAGCGTGGGTCACCCACTGGCGTGCTCAGCGGAGGAAACCCACCTCGGCCGTCAGCCTCGCCCTGCGGCCGCAGTCCCCGGGGGCGTGCACTTGGGGGTGGACGTGAGGCAGGGCGCGTCCGCGGGCCTGGGGCCCACCTCGGGCAGCAGCCTCTGGGTACCAGCCGCGACGGGGCGACGCGGGGACTCCCGCTGCCCCCGCAGCCCCGAGCCGTTCCGGGCCTGGCCGCCGGGCTGCCAGCGTCCTCCGGGGCCCAAGATGGGACTGATGTCGGCCACGCTGAGGGGAAAGCGCTCGGGggctggctgggctgggctgcccGACCCCAGCCCCGTCCCGGAGAGGGGCGTCGGCTCCCCGGGGGAGGGGAGCGCCCCTTCGGCGGTGGCGCTGAAGTACAGCGTGGAGCCGGcctgcccgcccccgccccccgggggCCCCCCTGCACCCCTCgcccccagggcagccccagcTCCCTCCTCTGAGCCGCCCTCCTGGCCTGCAGctgacagctgctgggctggagcTGGGTCAGGACTCGCGCTGGCAAAAGACAGGTAACTTGAGGTCTCATCAACCTCTGCCTTGGGGACCGCTGGAAACTCAGAGCCTTCCTCTGAGGTTAGAGGGTCCTCGGGTGATGAAGGGGGCTCCTGCAGCGGGGGTGGGGGCGTCCTCTGCCTGCTGTGGTGTTGGCTCAACCCCCACTCAGGGGAGGAAAAGCAGGCCAGGCCGTCTTCTCCAAAGACTGCGTTGATCTTTGACACGTTCCCTGTCTTCAGAGCCAGCTTCACCAGCAGCCAGTGGTGGTGGCTGAAGAAAGAGGCCTCCCCTGCTGTCTGGCTTTCCAGCCCAGCCTCTGGGGGCGCCCACTGTGGGCTGGGGGGCTTCCCCAGGCTTGAGAGCTCATCGCTTTCCTCTGGGCAGGTCCCCAGGCTGTCCGGTCCCTCCCTGGCTGGGCCTGGGGCTTGTGGAGAAGAGTCTTCTTCTGCTTTATCACCCTCTGTAGGGTCACAGGACGTGTGTACACAGCCCTGCCAGATGTCTGTGGATTTCGGATGCAGCAAGCTGTAGTAAATGACCAGCGAGACAGTGCCTGcaaaacaagagggaaaaaaaaacacaaggtgACGTTCTTTGAAGTCCTGCATCCTCCCTGTGGTTTGCAGAATTCCGGCTTCTCCAGTTTTGAGTAGAGTGGGATCCAAAACAGGACTCTTGTTGGAGCATCAGAAGTGGATGTTTGGGGGAATTTATGTATGTTCCAGCtctgatagggcttcccaggtggtgctagcagaaaaggatccgcctgccaatgcaggaaatgcaagagacgcaggtttgatctttgggttgggaagatcccctggagaaggaaatggcaacccgctatagtattcttgcctggagaatcccagggacagaggagcctggtgggctatagtccacggggtcgcaaaagagtcagacacaactgagcgactgaacgcgCATCCATACACGTACACAGTTCCAATAAGCTGCAAATGTTCCTACACTTAAAAAATGTAAGAACAAAGTTCAAGTCCTAGAGATTTTATGACTTCTTCCTTGAAGGAGGCTCCAACTGAGTCCTCTAggtgtacatgtgcatgtgtgtgagacagagagagaggtttGGTAGAAAAGataatttcactttcagaaaacCAGGTCAAATACTCAGAACACAACCATCCACATACTGATTGATGGATTCCGAagtgaagggagagagagataagGAATCATTTCAAAAACAAGACCCAAGCAGAGGTTAAACATACCCATCAAAACCCCCATATCAAGGAATTTCCACGAGCAGCAACAAAACTTCCTTTGTGCACAAACATCTGAACCACATTGTTGTCAGCTTCATTTATTTTGATCAGAAGTGTTGACTGCGGCAATAATTTATTTAGCAGAGCATTCCAGTAATCCTCCCACGTTATTTCCAGTTTCCTGTTGTACTGGACCAAGTGCCGGGTTTCAGGGAGCTCGTAATAAACAGCATGAAGCctgacatgggggtgggggggcatggGGTGAGCTTCGGCAGGGCCAGGAAACGCAGCAAGGGCGCAGTTAGAAGGAGCCCAGCAGACGTCCCCTTGCCTGCTCTCAGCATCCCTGGGGGAATGGAGTCAGAACTCCTAATGGAGGGTGACCCAGTGTTGTTTCTGCAGGGGGCATGTGCTCAGGCCATTTCCACCCAGTGTCCTGAGTTCTCCGGTCAGTGGCCAGGAGGTATTGTCCCCCTTCTCCTATGAGGAGCCCCCCGAGACCAAGAAAGGGGAGCTGACCCCGTCCACAACCCATCCTGCCAGTCTCAGggctgtgtgtgttcagtgaagACAGACTTCCCTCGAAAGTCTGCTGTTTAACAG contains the following coding sequences:
- the XKR5 gene encoding XK-related protein 5 isoform X2, producing MHAGVLGLSALLLAAEQSARLCAVVYYFTTGRLLCAWLVLSVLLLGFLVQGLSYLWFREDGRQGGCLLLVLHLLQLGVWKRHWDAMSAGLRKEGQAAPQAQLLLQEADLAALRLLEALLQVGPHLLVQTYVFLASDFTAPLPGAHWLVMTFWLVAQQSDIVDSTCRWRLFNLLVGAVFILCYLNLWDSPSRNRMAAFYTVMLLENIILVLLATDFLQGASWTSLGAVAGVLSGFLIGTVSLVIYYSLLHPKSTDIWQGCVHTSCDPTEGDKAEEDSSPQAPGPAREGPDSLGTCPEESDELSSLGKPPSPQWAPPEAGLESQTAGEASFFSHHHWLLVKLALKTGNVSKINAVFGEDGLACFSSPEWGLSQHHSRQRTPPPPLQEPPSSPEDPLTSEEGSEFPAVPKAEVDETSSYLSFASASPDPAPAQQLSAAGQEGGSEEGAGAALGARGAGGPPGGGGGQAGSTLYFSATAEGALPSPGEPTPLSGTGLGSGSPAQPAPERFPLSVADISPILGPGGRWQPGGQARNGSGLRGQRESPRRPVAAGTQRLLPEVGPRPADAPCLTSTPKCTPPGTAAAGRG
- the XKR5 gene encoding XK-related protein 5 isoform X1 is translated as MHAGVLGLSALLLAAEQSARLCAVVYYFTTGRLLCAWLVLSVLLLGFLVQGLSYLWFREDGRQGGCLLLVLHLLQLGVWKRHWDAMSAGLRKEGQAAPQAQLLLQEADLAALRLLEALLQVGPHLLVQTYVFLASDFTAPLPGVSALCSWTTLSWALVCYARSLRSVKPDHTSTPWMALGCQQLWRMGMIGARVLSLVLFFWAYRVWVLVVAGAHWLVMTFWLVAQQSDIVDSTCRWRLFNLLVGAVFILCYLNLWDSPSRNRMAAFYTVMLLENIILVLLATDFLQGASWTSLGAVAGVLSGFLIGTVSLVIYYSLLHPKSTDIWQGCVHTSCDPTEGDKAEEDSSPQAPGPAREGPDSLGTCPEESDELSSLGKPPSPQWAPPEAGLESQTAGEASFFSHHHWLLVKLALKTGNVSKINAVFGEDGLACFSSPEWGLSQHHSRQRTPPPPLQEPPSSPEDPLTSEEGSEFPAVPKAEVDETSSYLSFASASPDPAPAQQLSAAGQEGGSEEGAGAALGARGAGGPPGGGGGQAGSTLYFSATAEGALPSPGEPTPLSGTGLGSGSPAQPAPERFPLSVADISPILGPGGRWQPGGQARNGSGLRGQRESPRRPVAAGTQRLLPEVGPRPADAPCLTSTPKCTPPGTAAAGRG
- the XKR5 gene encoding XK-related protein 5 isoform X3 — translated: MSAGLRKEGQAAPQAQLLLQEADLAALRLLEALLQVGPHLLVQTYVFLASDFTAPLPGVSALCSWTTLSWALVCYARSLRSVKPDHTSTPWMALGCQQLWRMGMIGARVLSLVLFFWAYRVWVLVVAGAHWLVMTFWLVAQQSDIVDSTCRWRLFNLLVGAVFILCYLNLWDSPSRNRMAAFYTVMLLENIILVLLATDFLQGASWTSLGAVAGVLSGFLIGTVSLVIYYSLLHPKSTDIWQGCVHTSCDPTEGDKAEEDSSPQAPGPAREGPDSLGTCPEESDELSSLGKPPSPQWAPPEAGLESQTAGEASFFSHHHWLLVKLALKTGNVSKINAVFGEDGLACFSSPEWGLSQHHSRQRTPPPPLQEPPSSPEDPLTSEEGSEFPAVPKAEVDETSSYLSFASASPDPAPAQQLSAAGQEGGSEEGAGAALGARGAGGPPGGGGGQAGSTLYFSATAEGALPSPGEPTPLSGTGLGSGSPAQPAPERFPLSVADISPILGPGGRWQPGGQARNGSGLRGQRESPRRPVAAGTQRLLPEVGPRPADAPCLTSTPKCTPPGTAAAGRG